In Aspergillus luchuensis IFO 4308 DNA, chromosome 1, nearly complete sequence, the following are encoded in one genomic region:
- a CDS encoding uncharacterized protein (TransMembrane:1 (o103-124i)) → MLVHKLNMPLSLLPKWLYIECPFHLLSHQLNCTLGAGRDSSTTSPGGRPSPHSFHFTSNTLPPSLFPVPLSPFTSCLSLPLARTFSLPPPPSLLYNPSPPSSLLPALFFPQPCLLIALYPSICLRPSFLRRLRPYATLPIRNKAHTQHRLRLPTVNPPTWLSAIIQRHPVGDFLQSGKFEICFQSYSSLDLLDDDFIPGSCVPGLLRAGYFSSITPLLINPFLSHPHGACSELKFVVNRVLLGSSRRSMLRPSELFMLERRPLRPIVRFTSTSRGLEVGSILSASVTVII, encoded by the coding sequence ATGCTAGTACACAAGCTGAACATGCCGCTTTCCCTACTGCCCAAGTGGCTATATATTGAATGCCCCTTCCATTTACTTTCCCACCAACTCAACTGTACACTAGGAGCAGGCCGTGACAGCAGCACCACTTCCCCTGGAGGAAGACCTTCACCCCATTCCTTTCACTTCACTTCCAACACTTTACCCCCATCACTTTTCCCTGTTCCCTTGTCCCCATTCACTTCCTGCCTCTCGCTTCCCTTGGCTCGCActttctcccttcctcctccgccttccctCCTTTATaatccctctcctccctcctccctcctcccagctctcttctttcctcaaCCTTGCCTACTCATCGCTCTTTACCCATCCATCTGTCTACGCCCATCTTTCCTTAGGCGGCTACGCCCATATGCGACACTGCCCATACGCAACAAAGCCCATACGCAGCACCGCCTAAGGCTCCCCACTGTAAACCCCCCTACCTGGCTTTCAGCCATCATCCAGAGACATCCTGTGGGAGACTTCCTCCAGTCAGGTAAGTTTGAAATCTGCTTTCAAAGCTACTCGTCTCTGGACCTGCTCGATGATGATTTCATTCCAGGGTCTTGCGTGCCTGGTCTTCTGAGAGCAGGTTACTTTTCTTCTATAACCCCTCTGCTTATCaatccctttctttctcaccCACACGGTGCCTGTTCTGAGTTGAAGTTTGTTGTCAATCGGGTTCTGCTGGGCAGCAGTCGGAGGTCTATGCTTAGGCCTTCAGAGCTTTTTATGCTTGAAAGACGTCCACTCAGACCTATCGTGAGGTTCACATCTACTTCTCGGGGTCTTGAGGTAGGTTCAATACTTTCCGCCTCTGTGACGGTGATCATATGA
- the KES1 gene encoding OSBP family protein (COG:T;~EggNog:ENOG410PH58;~InterPro:IPR037239,IPR000648,IPR018494;~PFAM:PF01237;~go_function: GO:0008289 - lipid binding [Evidence IEA]), with translation MSSSKDSASGVPAHSKGSWTSFLKSIASFNGDLSSLTAPPFILSSTSLTEYSAYWAEHPGLFVAAAKEADPEKRALAVLKWFLSTLHQQYCSRSEKLGSEKKPLNPFLGELFLGKWDADADVGETTLISEQVSHHPPATAYAIRNEKHGVELQGYNAQKASFSSTIQIKQIGHALLTLTPPGADKNDPSQQERYLITLPHLHIESLIYGTPFVELEKSTRIASSTGYVAKIDYSGKGWLSGKKNTFSAILFKENEGEKKPLYTVDGQWSDSFVIKDSRKHEVDRFSVKDTKTTPLTLAPVDQQDLYESRRAWRDVAAGIERGDMDAVSVAKSKIENAQRELRKVEKSEGREWDRRFFKRVNDTDDEEFWRLARMIGVTSLESDKTGGVWRFDPTSAADAKPPYHKTGGEGLGITA, from the exons ATGAGTTCCAGCAAGGATTCAGCGTCCGGCGTTCCCGCCCACAGCAAAGGTTCCTGGACAAGTTTCCTTAAG TCTATCGCCTCCTTCAACGGAGATCTTTCTTCCCTGACCGCCCCGCCCTTTATTCTCTCGTCCACCTCCTTGACCGAATATTCTGCCTACTGGGCCGAACACCCAGGCCTTTTTGTGGCTGCCGCAAAAGAAGCGGATCCAGAGAAGAGAGCTCTGGCCGTCTTGAAGTGGTTCCTCAGCACTCTTCACCAGCAATACTGCAGTCGCAGTGAGAAGCTCGGTAGCGAAAAGAAGCCCTTGAACCCTTTCCTGGGAGAGTTGTTCCTTGGCAAATGGGATGCCGATGCGGATGTGGGCGAGACCACCTTGATCAGTGAGCAAGTCAG CCACCATCCCCCTGCTACTGCTTATGCTATCCGAAACGAGAAGCACGGCGTCGAG CTCCAAGGATACAATGCCCAGAAggcatccttctccagcaccaTTCAAATCAAACAGATCGGACATGCCCTGTTGACCCTCACTCCTCCGGGTGCGGATAAGAACGATCCTTCTCAGCAGGAGCGGTACCTGATCACCCTCCCGCACTTGCACATTGAATCCCTTATCTACGGAACGCCGTTTGTCGAATTGGAGAAGTCCACTCGCATTGCCAGCAGCACTGGCTACGTGGCGAAGATTGACTACTCTGGCAAGGGCTGGCTGAGTGGCAAGAAGAACACCTTCAGCGCCATCCTTTTCAAGGAAAACGAGGGCGAGAAGAAGCCTCTGTACACTGTTGACGGACAATGGTCGGATTCCTTTGTCATCAAAGACTCCCGCAAGCATGAGGTGGATAGATTCTCCGTCAAGGACACGAAGACCACCCCGTTGACTCTGGCGCCCGTCGACCAGCAAGACCTCTATGAGAGCCGGCGGGCATGGCGCGACGTTGCGGCAGGCATCGAGCGGGGCGATATGGATGCCGTGTCCGTGGCCAAGTCGAAGATCGAGAACGCCCAGCGCGAGCTTCGCAAGGTCGAGAAGTCGGAAGGCCGCGAGTGGGACCGACGCTTCTTCAAGCGTGTCAACGAcaccgacgatgaggaatTCTGGCGACTTGCGAGAATGATCGGCGTTACGTCCTTGGAGAGCGACAAGACCGGCGGTGTCTGGCGGTTCGACCCTACCAGCGCTGCGGACGCCAAGCCCCCTTACCACAAGACTGGCGGCGAGGGTCTGGGAATTACTGCATGA
- a CDS encoding putative MFS transporter (COG:G;~EggNog:ENOG410PGZ4;~InterPro:IPR020846,IPR011701,IPR036259;~PFAM:PF07690;~TransMembrane:12 (i71-96o108-127i139-158o164-186i198-222o228-247i289-308o328-349i370-391o403-425i437-460o466-485i);~go_function: GO:0022857 - transmembrane transporter activity [Evidence IEA];~go_process: GO:0055085 - transmembrane transport [Evidence IEA]): MFDQKFLNSSSTLVVPNGRQSSRHEHRPPLNSTITLIQATTHDSDRTLPHESIPEEVHDDQYNRFSPTRKITVVIILSYSAILGPISSTAILASVPEIARTFETDADIITASNALYLASMGIAALLWGPLSQISGRRPILIASSILFFLFTVATALSPNLEAYFIFRICAAFQGTAFLVLGSATVGDIYEPMSRALPLGWVLSGSVTGPALGPFLGGVVATFRPWRCIFWLLAALNGFAAVLILIFFPETISHKLNTHFKGKSLPQQTKQLWSHISPLRIARLVFSYPNIFLTSLTAGALVWNQYALLTPIRYVLNPRFHLESPIEAGLFYLGPGGGYIFGTFFGGRWADLVARKYIRIRNGRRIPEDRLRSCVSFILFAIPACILVYGWTVDKEVGGIPVPVVAMFIQGVATMFCFPSLNTYGLDVMQESGRSEEVVAANFVCRYMFAALGSGVVLPALEAMGVGWFSTISALLLVAVGGGLYLTAEYGPRWREAVDAKLQFKKEEKWKRKSASHV, encoded by the exons ATGTTCGACCAAAAGTTCTTGAATTCGTCCTCGACCCTCGTCGTCCCTAATGGACGTCAGAGCTCCAGACACGAGCATCGACCGCCTCTCAACTCAACCATTACACTCATTCAAGCCACCACTCACGACTCAGACCGTACTTTGCCTCATGAAAGCATTcccgaagaagtccatgACGATCAGTACAACCGGTTCTCACCTACTCGAAAAATCACTGTCGTTATCATCCTTTCATATTCTGCTATCCTTGGACCCATATCCTCCACTGCCATCTTAGCCTCTGTCCCCGAGATCGCCAGAACATTTGAAACAGACGCAGATATTATCACTGCCAGCAACGCTCTTTACCTAGCTTCCATGGGGATCGCTGCCCTCCTCTGGGGTCCTTTGAGTCAAATCTCGGGCCGCCGTCCG ATCCTCATCGCTAGTTCGAtactattctttctttttactgTGGCCACAGCGCTATCCCCCAATCTAGAAGCCTACTTTATCTTCCGCATATGTGCCGCGTTTCAGGGAACTGCATTTCTTGTGCTTGGCAGTGCCACCGTGGGCGATATCTATGAGCCAATGTCTCGTGCCTTACCACTGGGATGGGTATTGTCAGGTAGTGTGACCGGGCCTGCCCTTGGTCCCTTTCTAGGT GGAGTCGTGGCTACCTTCCGCCCATGGAGGTGCATTTTCTGGCTGCTTGCTGCATTAAACGGCTTCGCAGCAGTCCTCATCTTGATATTCTTTCCGGAGACCATCAGTCACAAATTAAACACCCATTTCAAAGGGAAGAGTCTGCCTCAGCAAACCAAGCAACTATGGAGTCACATCTCCCCCCTTCGCATTGCGCGCTTGGTCTTTTCTTACCCGAACATTTTCCTCACTAGCCTTACGGCCGGCGCCTTAGTGTGGAATCAATACGCCCTTCTCACCCCAATTCGCTACGTCCTCAACCCTCGCTTCCACCTTGAAAGCCCCATTGAAGCCGGCCTCTTCTACCTCGGCCCCGGTGGTGGCTACATATTTGGCACCTTCTTTGGTGGCCGTTGGGCCGATCTTGTGGCTCGGAAATACATCCGTATCCGCAACGGACGACGCATACCAGAAGACCGTCTCCGCTCTTGCGTCTCCTTCATTCTATTTGCTATTCCGGCATGCATCCTTGTTTATGGTTGGACGGTTGACAAAGAAGTCGGGGGAATACCAGTCCCCGTTGTCGCTATGTTTATTCAAGGGGTGGCCACGATGTTCTGCTTCCCCAGTCTGAATACTTACGGACTGGATGTTATGCAGGAGAGTGGTAGAAGTGAGGAGGTTGTCGCGGCGAACTTCGTTTGCCGGTATATGTTTGCTGCCCTCGGGTCGGGTGTTGTTCTGCCTGCTCTTGAGGCAATGGGCGTGGGGTGGTTCAGTACCATCTCGGCACTGTTGCTGGTAGCTGTAGGTGGTGGCTTATATCTGACCGCGGAGTATGGTCCTCGATGGAGGGAAGCGGTTGATGCAAAGCTTCAATttaagaaggaagaaaagtggaaaaggaagagcgcCTCGCATGTTTAA
- a CDS encoding Zn(II)2Cys6 transcription factor domain-containing protein (COG:S;~EggNog:ENOG410PUFJ;~InterPro:IPR036864,IPR001138;~PFAM:PF00172;~go_function: GO:0000981 - DNA-binding transcription factor activity, RNA polymerase II-specific [Evidence IEA];~go_function: GO:0008270 - zinc ion binding [Evidence IEA];~go_process: GO:0006355 - regulation of transcription, DNA-templated [Evidence IEA]), with translation MNPPSLALIAFASFTRPNLCCIPNSENSNPKSFTAPLWLLAGHTLSLSPNLEPWAEILDHEARQARTILLTTIATLGACAPEDALSVIDQDSVRMPRRPHKKSRNGCLECKRRHIKCDEKQPICSNCRSSERSCEYADPFIRAAHSRSSKSSTPSPAGLVTSETSLRSPAHPSSLSDSPPVNMLHAELFFNLVNNTIDSLSDGETVWLGAPEVMRMVVSTPYLINQMLATSALHLSIVRPENGEWYRRHAAHLQTHALEIYNQRRLEVNQESTVPLFLFSCILGMHTLCDVLVHREETSFDTFIERFVRCLKLQIGIRVVISSTSWQSLRESILKKPLQDGAILFEWDTKLGPECAGLLRLVEGAKLGDSITSTYRGAIQALQMSMNAALKASLKNVVGVTGWPVIVSPEYAEYLAMQRPEALVILAHYAVILHWHRHLWLFGDGGRFLIESISRHLGPSWAEWLEWPNRSLSEPGRLGGMS, from the exons ATGAACCCCCCAAGTCTGGCTCTGATTGCTTTTGCCTCTTTCACACGTCCCAATCTCTGCTGCATCCCAAACTCTGAAAATAGCAACCCTAAATCTTTTACGGCCCCGTTGTGGCTGTTGGCTGGGCACACTTTAAGCTTATCGCCAAATTTGGAGCCATGGGCGGAGATCCTTGACCACGAGGCACGCCAGGCAAGAACAATACTactcaccaccatcgccacATTAGGCGCATGTGCACCGGAAGATGCGCTCTCAGTGATCGACCAAGATTCCGTAAGGATGCCGCGTAGGCCACATAAGAAGTCGCGCAATGGCTGCTTAGAATGTAAGCGGCGCCACATAAAA TGCGACGAGAAACAACCGATATGCTCCAACTGTCGGTCTTCGGAACGTTCCTGCGAATACGCGGATCCGTTCATACGGGCGGCCCATTCGCGGTCAAGCAAGTCATCAACCCCGTCACCTGCTGGCCTGGTGACGAGTGAAACATCCTTGCGGTCGCCTGcacatccatcttctctttctgacAGTCCCCCCGTCAATATGCTTCACGCTGAGCTGTTCTTCAACTTGGTGAACAACACCATCGACAGTCTCAGCGATGGGGAGACCGTTTGGCTTGGTGCTCCGGAAGTGATGCGAATGGTCGTCTCAACGCCCTATCTCATCAATCAAATGCTTGCAACGAGTGCTTTACACTTGAGTATAGTGCGTCCAGAAAACGGAGAATGGTATCGGCGCCATGCAGCCCATCTACAAACGCATGCATTGGAAATTTACAATCAAAGGAGACTCGAGGTGAACCAGGAGAGCACTGTCCCactatttcttttctcctgcaTTCTCGGCATGCACACTCTGTGTGACGTCTTGGTCCACCGCGAAGAGACGAGTTTCGATACATTTATAGAGCGATTCGTGCGTTGTCTCAAACTCCAAATTGGTATTCGCGTCGTGatttcttcaacttcatggcAATCACTACGAGAGTCAATCCTCAAGAAACCGCTTCAAGACGGAGCAATTTTGTTCGAGTGGGACACAAAACTTGGACCCGAGTGCGCAGGACTCTTGAGGCTCGTTGAAGGGGCTAAGCTGGGCGACTCCATCACTTCCACCTATCGGGGTGCGATACAGGCGCTGCAGATGTCTATGAATGCAGCTCTCAAGGCCTCGCTGAAAAATGTCGTCGGTGTTACGGGCTGGCCTGTCATAGTCAGCCCTGAATATGCCGAATACTTGGCAATGCAGCGGCCCGAAGCTCTGGTAATTTTAGCTCATTACGCCGTTATTCTACACTGGCATCGGCATCTGTGGCTGTTTGGCGATGGTGGCCGCTTTCTTATCGAGTCCATCAGCAGGCATCTAGGCCCGAGCTGGGCTGAGTGGTTGGAGTGGCCGAACCGGAGTTTGAGTGAACCTGGTCGGTTAGGTGGGATGTCGTAA
- a CDS encoding putative RNAPII degradation factor Def1 (COG:S;~EggNog:ENOG410PFMJ;~InterPro:IPR041803,IPR009060,IPR003892;~PFAM:PF02845;~go_function: GO:0005515 - protein binding [Evidence IEA];~go_function: GO:0043130 - ubiquitin binding [Evidence IEA]) — protein sequence MSEVQTRPSASRGRVSTRGGRGGYSSRGGRGGSRSTKADNSDGAPTAYEDEGELGQMKKKYSDTLPMLKELFSDWTDEDLVFALEDANGDLEEAIDRISEGNVAQWGEVKKKTTDRSRPKTKEVQSTPVETVAPSVRGRGRGGFEGRGRARGDRGRGGRGGRAGAHTNGTRTEKPAVATSVEETTATPAAAPEPAAATKPEKTVDAEPAAAENVDDGAKEAPKSSVIPEGTKKGWASLFAKPAPPPPQKKPAAPAPAPAPAPAPAPATTSAPAPEKPAAAPVTEQKPVETAPAPAPAPAPAQAPVPVPVPIPVPVPAEKAPEPAIPQPQPAAEEAPAATPSSADVPAPKDDLTKNNLAQIPDVSPPAPTATAASTVGSALDSTHLAAAATPTRAAPGTYPSSAFKQSTRTPGTQRRVMEQQEAVVMPGNHAVDRAAVQFGSMGLNGDAADVDIDENREEAETRAQPPQHSPVAPRASLPPSTQAQVPTETPAVSRPAPGLPPVPQVSAAENSFTDFARYTDAHKPYDPFTQQVTQPQPQIQEPFANQAPVQPTVTTGSEYSPFYAVDQRLPYNYYGTYGQSQDATVAAQRAGFGVSGAEVQPHVPTTQPPSRYGHVEAPNSGHTTPNPTLPGATQTPTAQHMPGQGAHSYGYGYPYYSNPHYASYIGQMNQYGRNRPMYDDARRYDDHYLPHSTQYGYGSQYGPYGKAGMYGQPHAFSYDHSSSPATAATFNQAIPGRDSVYGRTGSAQPSETQQSAAAGSNAFATGMSDVFGRTQGGFGQNQPITQQPPVTTEETKSFDTPKAAGPSPSLAQANRPGSATNSAAGQPQAQTGLPPLQGQQGQQGFGGYPHLNPQYGGLGALGGHQAAASQTHHQPTGYANYGGAGFANYYGNSGRGGWGGNYGH from the exons ATGTCTGAAGTTCAAACAAGGCCTTCTGCCTCTCGTGGCAGGGTATCTACCcgtggtggccgtggcggcTATAGCTCCAgaggtggtcgtggtggtagCAGATCCACAAAGGCAGACAACTCAGACGGCGCACCCACCGCATATGAAGACGAGGGAGAGCTTGgtcagatgaagaagaaatactCGGACACTCTGCCCATGCTGAAGGAGCTGTTCTCTGATTGGACTGATGAGGATCTGGTCTTCGCTCTGGAGGATGCAAATGGTGACCTTGAGGAGGCAATTGATCGCATCAGTGAAG GCAATGTCGCTCAATGGGGCGAggtaaagaagaagactacGGACCGCAGCCGCCCTAAGACCAAGGAGGTACAGAGCACTCCCGTCGAGACAGTCGCCCCCTCGGTTCGAGGTCGTGGCCGTGGTGGCTTTGAAGGTCGTGGTCGCGCCCGTGGTGACCGTGGTCGTGGAGGTCGTGGAGGTCGGGCCGGTGCTCATACCAACGGAACTCGCACGGAGAAGCCAGCTGTCGCCACTTCTGTCGAGGAGACCACAGCTACGCCTGCGGCTGCTCCTGAGCCTGCCGCGGCTACCAAGCCCGAAAAGACCGTCGATGCcgagcctgctgctgcagaaaACGTTGACGATGGCGCCAAGGAGGCACCCAAGAGCAGTGTGATCCCGGAGGGCACAAAGAAGGGTTGGGCTAGCTTGTTTGCCAAACCggcgccgcctcctcctcagaaGAAACCTgccgctcctgctcctgctcctgctcctgcaccCGCTCCCGCTCCTGCTACCACCTCTGCCCCTGCCCCCGAGaagcctgctgctgcgcctgtAACGGAGCAGAAGCCAGTTGAAACCGCCCCGGCTCCTGCCCCAGCCCCGGCTCCTGCTCAGGCTCCTGTTCCCGTCCCGGTCCCTATCCCCGTTCCTGTCCCTGCCGAAAAAGCACCCGAACCAGCtattcctcaacctcaaccggccgcagaagaagctccTGCCGCTACTCCATCTTCCGCTGATGTCCCCGCTCCGAAGGATGATTTGACGAAGAACAACCTTGCCCAGATCCCCGATgtctctcctcctgctcccaCGGCTACCGCAGCTAGCACCGTGGGCAGTGCCCTTGACTCTACTCACCTTGCAGCGGCTGCCACTCCCACGCGCGCTGCTCCTGGAACTTACCCTTCGAGTGCCTTCAAGCAGAGCACCCGCACCCCTGGCACTCAACGTCGTGTGATGGAACAACAGGAAGCTGTGGTCATGCCAGGAAACCATGCTGTGGATCGTGCTGCGGTCCAGTTTGGCAGCATGGGATTGAACGGCGATGCCGCCGATGTTGACATTGATGAGAacagagaagaagctgaGACCCGTGCTCAGCCCCCTCAGCACTCCCCTGTTGCTCCTCGAGCCTCGTTGCCTCCTTCCACTCAGGCTCAGGTGCCCACTGAAACCCCTGCAGTCTCTCGCCCGGCTCCGGGACTTCCTCCCGTGCCCCAGGTCTCTGCCGCTGAAAACTCCTTCACTGACTTCGCCCGCTACACCGACGCTCATAAGCCCTACGACCCCTTCACCCAGCAGGTCACGCAGCCTCAACCCCAAATCCAGGAGCCCTTTGCCAACCAAGCTCCTGTGCAGCCTACCGTCACGACCGGAAGCGAGTATTCTCCGTTCTATGCCGTCGACCAACGTCTTCCCTACAACTACTACGGCACGTACGGTCAGTCTCAAGATGCCACGGTCGCTGCCCAGAGAGCAGGATTTGGTGTTTCTGGCGCCGAAGTGCAACCGCATGTTCCTACCACTCAGCCTCCTAGCCGCTACGGCCATGTTGAAGCTCCTAACAGTGGCCACACCACTCCTAACCCCACCCTTCCTGGCGCTACTCAGACCCCTACGGCTCAGCACATGCCTGGCCAGGGCGCTCACAGCTACGGCTACGGATACCCGTATTACTCCAACCCTCACTATGCTTCGTACATTGGCCAGATGAACCAGTACGGCAGGAACCGCCCGATGTACGATGATGCCCGGAGATATGATGACCACTACCTTCCTCACAGCACTCAATATGGTTACGGCAGCCAATATGGCCCGTACGGAAAGGCTGGAATGTATGGTCAGCCTCACGCCTTCTCCTATGACCACTCGTCGTCGCCCGCTACAGCGGCCACCTTCAACCAGGCCATTCCCGGTCGTGACTCGGTCTACGGCCGCACTGGATCCGCCCAGCCATCCGAGACTCAGCAGTCGGCAGCCGCCGGCTCCAATGCCTTCGCAACCGGCATGTCGGACGTCTTCGGTCGCACTCAAGGCGGCTTCGGACAGAACCAGCCGATCACCCAGCAGCCTCCGGTGACCACGGAGGAGACGAAGAGCTTCGATACTCCGAAGGCTGCGGGACCCAGCCCTTCTCTTGCCCAGGCTAACCGTCCCGGCTCCGCGACCAACAGCGCCGCTGGTCAGCCTCAGGCCCAAACCGGCCTTCCCCCGCTGCAGGGTCAGCAGGGCCAGCAGGGATTCGGTGGCTACCCCCACCTGAACCCTCAGTATGGCGGATTGGGTGCCCTGGGCGGCCACCAGGCTgcagccagccagacccaccaccagcccacTGGATACGCTAACTACGGCGGCGCAGGGTTTGCCAATTACTACGGAAACTCTGGACGCGGAGGCTGGGGAGGCAATTACGGTCACTAA
- a CDS encoding RTA1 domain-containing protein (COG:S;~EggNog:ENOG410PWUB;~InterPro:IPR007568;~PFAM:PF04479;~TransMembrane:7 (o20-39i46-68o80-99i120-142o154-177i198-216o231-250i);~go_component: GO:0016021 - integral component of membrane [Evidence IEA]), whose amino-acid sequence MAKLEPYVPGYYLWSYMPSIAAAAIFLVLFLGATGIHFFKLFRSRAWFNIPLAIGGIFEFIGFIARIISHFHTAELGPYSMQSVLILLAPVLFAASVYMTLGRVIRSVDAEQYSIISLRWLTRVFVTSDVLAFLIQGSGAGLQAVKSMQTLSKIIVIIGLIFQVGMFVFFIIVSVVFHKRMQRRPISGAQSPWKYHMHTLFAISGLILVRSIYRVVEYVMGYDGYLLTHEWPLYVFDCVLMWLVMVIWAARYPSDIQSGKPEMELLATRSDDDTTV is encoded by the exons ATGGCCAAGCTGGAACCCTATGTGCCGGGCTACTACCTGTGGAGCTACATGCCCTCCATTGCGGCAGCGGCTATCTTTCTCGTCCTCTTTCTGGGGGCCACCGGAATCCACTTCTTCAAGCTATTCCGATCCCGAGCATGGTTCAACATCCCCTTAGCCATTGGCGGCATCT TTGAGTTCATCGGATTCATCGCAAGAATAATCTCGCACTTCCATACAGCGGAGCTTGGGCCTTACTCTATGCAGAGCgtgctcatcctcctcgctcCAGTTCTCTTCGCCGCATCTGTATACATGACGCTAGGTCGGGTCATTCGGAGCGTCGACGCAGAGCAATACTCTATAATTTCTCTTCGCTGGTTGACGAGGGTCTTTGTGACGAGCGATGTTCTTGCCTTCCTCATTCAAGGCAGCGGAGCGGGCTTGCAAGCGGTGAAGTCAATGCAGACCCTATCCAAAATTATTGTTATCATTGGCCTTATCTTCCAAGTGGGAATGTTCGttttcttcatcattgtcTCGGTTGTATTCCACAAGCGTATGCAAAGGCGTCCGATATCCGGAGCACAGTCACCGTGGAAGTATCACATGCATACGCTCTTCGCGATCAGTGGTCTCATCCTGGTTCGGTCAATCTATCGTGTTGTTGAGTATGTGATGGGGTATGACGGATACCTCCTGACGCATGAGTGGCCACTCTATGTGTTCGACTGTGTGTTGATGTGGCTCGTTATGGTAATTTGGGCTGCGAGGTATCCTAGCGATATCCAGTCAGGGAAGCCTGAGATGGAGCTCCTTGCGACACGGAGCGATGATGATACAACTGTGTGA